ATGGACTGTATCCGAGAAAAACCTTCCGCTTATAAATAATTACTACCCCGGTGACGATTCTGTGGACTGGGTGGGAATAAGCATAAAGAAATCCGCCCATAAAGACAAGGGAATCGATATGAATATACTGCCGAAAATAGACTATTTTTATAATACCTTTCAGGATCGAAAGCCTGTTATGGTGTCGGAGCTTGCCATAAGCCATTTTTCCTCCGAAAACCATGCCTATTATTCAAAAGAAGCAGGAGACGCCCTTAAAGAGGTATATAATGCGGTAATATCTGATTATCCAAGAATAAAGGCAATTAATTATATGAGCTATAATGGCCTTGAGCCGGTAAATCAAACCCCCGGGACAGATAATTTCAGCATCACGGATAATGAGACCATGCTTCAATATTATAAGGAAGCCGCTGGAAATACAGGGTTTATAAAGGCGGTTGACTTTTCTGCCGGAGGAGATAAATTCATGGGAAAAGTAAAAGCCTTTCAGGAAGGGGCTTATTATCAGGGAGAGGCTTATTTGCCGGAAAATTTTATTTTAGAGGTTTTCAATGCAGACCCTAAAGGGGAGGCAGAATATAAGCTCTTTAATGATGAAAAATATTTTTCCCTTAAAGATATAGCAAAAGCAAAAAGCAATTTTGACTATAAGAATAAAAAGATAGATATAAACAATATAAATAAGGAATAGCATAGTAAATTAACTTGAAAAAGATTCCTTGTCAATTTACTTTATTTATGCTTGGAGCAGCTTTCGTACAGTCAAAATAAAAGAAAATTAACCATACGTAAATAGATATGAAAAATAAATATGTCTTTAAAAGCGGCGCAGACTGTAGTCACTTTAACAATATTTATTCCCGATAAGGTGCAGAAAAATTAAAAGTTTCGAGTTTTTCGTGCGAAAAATGACGGAACTTTTAATTTTTTCTGCTATAGGTATCTGGATTTAAAACTAATAAAATCAAAGAAGAGAAAAAGAATTTTTGTTTCATAAAACGATTCTTTGTGCGTTCGGAGGTCTTTTCGATTCTCCAGTATTTTTTCTTGCTCAATTGACAATGCTGCGATGTTCATATTTATAGTAATATAGCTTTAAGGCAGTAACAAAAAACTATTTTTCATAAACGGTTTCATCTATAGAAGCGTTTAAATGAAGCCATTCAAAATATACGTTTTTTGTTACCCTATTTAAGGTATATTACTATATTCGGGCATATAAAAGTTTTGACAAAAAAAGGCAGTTAGATTATAATAACAAAAAACTTATTTTTAGGGGAAATCAATATGGAAAAAATTAAGGTTGCAGTAGTTGGTTACGGAAATATCGGCAAATAT
This is a stretch of genomic DNA from Anaeropeptidivorans aminofermentans. It encodes these proteins:
- a CDS encoding glycoside hydrolase family 26 protein; the encoded protein is MQLFIAAYEREAGGTMSRIKPFLIIFVIMLLSACVRTGEPENTPEITEEAVEVSTIQKTEPEAMLAIYYEKEMETALYEPEEGCYLGAYILSDKAVDFDIKKFESLTEANHSLYSYYTKLSSPLPTEWILSCIANMKTPNIFVYPDSIENPYDYAKLESAAKKFGEFYVPMFVHLYPLTEDMPYDPENYRDFYQRAKDIFEEHASNVAFVWTVSEKNLPLINNYYPGDDSVDWVGISIKKSAHKDKGIDMNILPKIDYFYNTFQDRKPVMVSELAISHFSSENHAYYSKEAGDALKEVYNAVISDYPRIKAINYMSYNGLEPVNQTPGTDNFSITDNETMLQYYKEAAGNTGFIKAVDFSAGGDKFMGKVKAFQEGAYYQGEAYLPENFILEVFNADPKGEAEYKLFNDEKYFSLKDIAKAKSNFDYKNKKIDINNINKE